A single genomic interval of Halichondria panicea chromosome 2, odHalPani1.1, whole genome shotgun sequence harbors:
- the LOC135331825 gene encoding epidermal retinol dehydrogenase 2-like, which yields MHLLLEFLLSLMKIGWICLLAFWKFFNPFKSKKNLERDIVLITGAGSGIGRLMAIRFAKLGAKLILWDINREANEAVATEIRELSKIAHPYVVDCSKREEIYRVAEQVKREVGEVTVLVNNAGVISGKKFFDVADKMADLTLQVNTAAHFWTVKAFVPAMIAKNRGHILTIASSAGMFGVAGLMDYCASKHGAVGLHESLTSELHTLGMDGVKTTLVCPYYINTGMFNGVKTRLPRILPILKPEFAVNKIMEAFHSDQYLLMTPRILYLFYLLQPILPKYAMLEAGKFFGVDRSMDTFVGRQKND from the exons ATGCATTTGCTATTAGAGTTTCTCCTGTCCCTAATGAAGATCGGATGGATATGCTTACTGGCATTCTGGAAGTTTTTCAATCCATTCAAGTCAAAGAAGAACTTGGAGAGAGATATTGTCCTCATCACTGGAGCAGGCAGTGGGATAGGGAGGCTTATGGCCATCAG GTTTGCTAAGTTGGGGGCCAAATTGATTCTCTGGGATATTAACAGAGAGGCTAACGAAGCTGTTGCCACGGAGATCAGAGAGTTGAGTAAAATTGCTCATCCATATGTGGTGGACTGCAGCAAGAGGGAGGAGATATACAGAGTAGCTGAACAG GTCAAGCGTGAAGTGGGAGAAGTGACTGTTTTGGTGAACAATGCTGGAGTTATCAGTGGGAAGAAGTTCTTTGATGTCGCTGATAAGATGGCTGACCTCACGCTTCAAGTCAACACTGCTGCTCATTTCTGG ACTGTCAAAGCGTTTGTTCCAGCAATGATTGCCAAGAATAGAGGGCATATCCTCACCATAGCATCCTCTGCTGGTATGTTTGGTGTTGCTGGACTCATGGACTACTGTGCCTCCAAGCATGGCGCTGTGGGTCTTCACGAGTCACTCACTTCCGAGCTGCACACTCTCGGGATGGATGGGGTTAAAACCACTTTGGTCTGTCCCTACTATATCAACACTGGAATGTTTAACGGAGTCAAAACCAg ACTCCCTCGGATTTTGCCGATTTTGAAGCCCGAGTTTGCAGTAAACAAGATAATGGAAGCATTTCATTCTGACCAGTATTTGCTCATGACTCCAAGGATCCTTTATTTATTTTATCTCTTGCAACC GATTTTGCCCAAGTATGCTATGCTAGAGGCTGGCAAGTTCTTCGGTGTAGATAGAAGTATGGACACTTTTGTGGGCAGGCAAAAGAACGACTGA
- the LOC135331818 gene encoding gamma-aminobutyric acid type B receptor subunit 2-like — protein MKVLALLLMLLRYSQGQTVELKYALFTATEGFDSSGAVPAIELAEQMVNSNDSILPGYTLAHIGIKDTKCDRAISLGLFFEALSSPNPPILGLLGCGCSVASTPVAEIVQHKSLSQIAYASSSVELDDQDRFPNFFRTYPSDAEFPTVFNAIVQQYGWKRVAILIQNEGIFTGNFETLKQTLVAQNVTVQNRVFRSELPIQGLNTSTENFFLEDDDYRVFFISAYSQFAQHIICEAYKRGYTYPRYAWILYAWYAEEWWTQDADTGCTSSQLAEFLDKVITIQIFAVPTDENAMTDTGLTANEFDTLYETTSSTSNYSSSFVAPIGYDALWTFAFALDKTNHMLQEMTRDDILNTTGCLGENSIDGMRWELVSLGNFTNDNRLMSCVIRWNLQRTDFLGVSGRVQFAVGSRFQANSQIFQYRISDGMLREQYFARTEYDQNSTTAIAIVHLSNESTDTVYSGGVPPDGTPFNKVNTFHDALVSCYYILAGLGILYSTVCLVFNFTQRNKRIVKLTSPNLNYFLIAGTYIMYAAVFLRLISSTVYDINYARCIMDTLVYNIGYCMAFGVILAKMGRINYIFNNPTASKTTVRDWHLIIVTLLVTGFGTLLVTLQVAIPQLRPTPQLIPDDEHGIEKDEYNVSINNKVYNCFDGASVEATPWMIVTFLYLVLLQIVGIVLAIQTRKVKVKVLNDSKYIAALIYISSIVLVTRAVAIFGVNHLLNVSEAIFSGGIIIVSTAFLSFVFIPKMVSLARDPKGENIFDKSSEPNTAEISLSTRKISVVDEAELKIKQLEAKVAQLEIEKKQLQKYENEKSLEILVNNNIGSIGSVDSDPGTIM, from the exons ATGAAGGTCCTTGCTCTTCTACTGATGCTTTTGAGATACTCACAGGGACAAACTGTGGAGCTAAAGTATGCATTATTCACTGCAACTGAAGGATTTGACTCATCTGGAGCAGTGCCTGCGATTGAACTGGCTGAGCAGATGGTTAACAGCAATGACTCTATCTTGCCTGGCTACACATTAGCACATATTGGAATCAAAGACACTAAG TGTGACAGAGCAATATCACTGGGTCTATTCTTTgaggccctctcttctcccaaTCCTCCTATCCTGGGACTACTTGGGTGTGGCTGTTCAGTAGCTTCTACACCAGTGGCAGAGATAGTGCAACACAAGAGCCTCTCACAG ATAGCTTATGCATCGTCTTCGGTTGAACTTGATGACCAGGATCGATTTCCTAACTTCTTTCGTACCTATCCATCTGATGCTGAATTTCCCACAGTCTTTAATGCAATCGTTCAGCAGTATGGATGGAAAAGAGTTGCCATCCTAATTCAAAATGAAGGAATCTTTACTGGG AATTTTGAAACACTGAAACAAACATTAGTCGCTCAGAATGTGACTGTACAGAACAGAGTATTTCGTAGTGAGCTACCCATTCAAGGACTGAATACTTCCACAGAGAACTTCTTT TTAGAAGATGATGACTATCGTGTATTTTTTATCAGTGCTTACTCTCAATTTGCACAACACATAATATGCGAG GCCTATAAACGCGGCTATACCTATCCAAGGTATGCTTGGATCTTGTACGCATGGTATGCAGAGGAATGGTGGACTCAAGATGCTGATACTGGTTGTACAAGCAGCCAGTTAGCAGAGTTTTTGGATAAAGTTATAACAATTCAGATCTTTGCCGTCCCAACTGATGAAAACGCTATGACTGATACTGGACTG ACCGCTAATGAATTTGACACCCTCTATGAAACAACATCGAGTACAAGCAACTACAGTTCTTCGTTTGTGGCTCCTATTGGATATGACGCTCTATGGACCTTTGCATTTGCTCTGGACAAAACAAACCATATGCTACAAGAGATGACAAGAGATGATATTCTAAACACAACAGGGTGCTTGGGAGAAAACTCAATAGACGGAATGCGCTGGGAATTAGTCTCTCTGGGGAATTTCACAAATGACAATCGACTCATGAGCTGTGTTATACGATGGAACCTTCAAAGAACAGACTTTTTAGGAGTATCT GGCCGAGTTCAATTCGCCGTTGGCTCCAGGTTTCAAGCAAACAGTCAGATATTTCAGTATAGAATAAGTGATGGAATGCTGCGAGAACAGTACTTTGCACGAACAGAGTATGATCAGAACAGTACTACTGCAATAGCAATTGTACACCTGAGCAACGAGTCAACTGATACAGTCTATTCAG GTGGTGTTCCTCCTGATGGAACTCCATTCAATAAGGTCAATACATTTCACGATGCACTGGTTAGTTGCTACTACATCCTCGCTGGTTTGGGTATCCTGTACAGTACTGTCTGCCTGGTCTTCAACTTTACACAGCGAAATAAGAG gATTGTGAAACTCACAAGCCCTAACCTCAACTACTTTCTCATAGCTGGCACATACATAATGTATGCAGCAGTGTTTCTTCGACTCATATCAAGCACTGTGTATGACATTAACTATGCGAGATGCATT ATGGATACCCTAGTGTACAACATCGGCTACTGTATGGCGTTTGGAGTGATTCTAGCGAAAATGGGGAGGATCAACTACATCTTTAATAACCCAACAGCAAGCAAAACg ACTGTCAGGGATTGGCATCTGATTATAGTCACACTGCTCGTCACAGGATTCGGAACACTACTCGTAACACTGCAAGTGGCTATTCCTCAACTCAGGCCAACTCCACAACTGATTCCTGACGATGAACACGGGATTGAAAAAGAC GAATATAATGTAAGCATCAACAACAAAGTATACAACTGCTTTGATGGTGCCAGTGTAGAAGCTACTCCGTGGATGATTGTGACCTTCCTCTATTTggtattgttgcaaattgtgGGAATTGTTCTAGCAATTCAAACACGCAAAGTGAAGGTCAAAGTGTTGAATGATTCCAAGTACATCGCTGCTCTGATTTACATATCCAGCATTGTGTTAGTCACCAGAGCAGTTGCTATATTTGGTGTAAACCATCTACTCAATGTGAGCGAGGCCATCTTTTCTGGAGGAATTATAATTGTCAGTACTGCATTCTTGAGTTTTGTCTTCATTCCCAAG ATGGTGAGCCTAGCTCGAGATCCAAAGGGAGAGAACATTTTTGACAAAAGCAGTGAACCTAATACAGCTGAGATTTCTCTAAGTACTAGGAAAATAAGTGTTGTAGATGAAGCTGAATTGAAAATTAAGCAACTAGAGGCCAAAGTTGCTCAGCTAGAGATCGAGAAGAAGCAGCTACAGAAG TACGAGAATGAGAAATCTTTAGAAATCTTGGTGAACAATAACATTGGCTCTATTGGCTCCGTCGATTCTGACCCGGGAACAATTATGTAA
- the LOC135331819 gene encoding gamma-aminobutyric acid type B receptor subunit 2-like, which translates to MKVLALLLVLLGCSQGQTVELKYALFTATEIFDSSGAVPAIELAEQMVNSNDSILPGYTLAHIGVKDTKCDRATSLSLFFEALSSPNPPILGLLGCGCSVASTPVAEIVQHKSLSQVAYSSSSVELDDQDRFPNFFRTYPSDAEFPLVFNAVIQQYEWKRVATLTQNEGIFTGNFEKLKQTLVTHNVTIQNRVFHSELPIEGLNTSTENFFFEDDDYRVFFISAYSKYAQHIICEAYTRNYTYPRYAWILYAWYADEWWTEDAGTDCTSSQLAEFLDNVIAIQVFAVPADENAMTDTGLTANEFATQYKEKLSTSNYSNYSYSYLASIGYDALWTFAFALDKTNHMLQEMTRDDILNTTGCLGENLRDGMRWESVSLGNFTNDNRLMSCVIRWNLQRTDFLGVSGRVHFNDVGSRFQANSQIFQYRLNKSNGTLQLQYFARTEYQNSTTTIVHLSNESTGTVYSGGVPPDGTPFNKVNKFHDALVGCYYILAGLGILYSTVCLVFNFTQRNKRVVKLTSPSLNYFLIAGTYIMYAAVFLQLISSTVLDGVNYARCILDTLMSNIGYCMAFGVILAKMGRINYIFNNPRASKTTVKDWHLIIVTLLVTGFGTLLVTLQVAIPQLRPTPQLIQDNEHRIDQGEGVRINNTFYSCFDDANVEATAWIIVTFLYLVLLQIVGIVLAIQTRKVKVKVLNDSKYIAALIYISSIVLVTRAVAIFGVYNLLNVSEAIFSGGIIIVSTAFLSFVFIPKMVSLARDPEGENIFDRSGNITAAEISLSTRNVSVVDEAELKTKQLEAKVAQLEKQLQKYENEKS; encoded by the exons ATGAAGGTTCTTGCTCTTCTACTGGTGCTCTTGGGATGCTCCCAGGGACAAACTGTGGAGCTAAAGTATGCATTATTCACTGCAACTGAAATATTTGACTCATCTGGAGCAGTGCCTGCAATTGAACTGGCTGAGCAGATGGTTAACAGCAATGACTCTATCTTGCCTGGCTACACATTAGCACATATTGGAGTCAAAGACACTAAG TGTGACAGAGCAACTTCACTGAGTCTATTCTTTgaggccctctcttctcccaaTCCTCCTATCCTGGGACTACTTGGGTGTGGTTGTTCAGTAGCCTCTACACCAGTGGCAGAAATAGTGCAACACAAGAGCCTCTCACAG GTAGCTTATTCATCTTCTTCGGTTGAGCTTGATGACCAGGATCGATTTCCTAACTTCTTTCGTACCTATCCATCTGATGCTGAATTTCCCCTAGTTTTTAATGCAGTCATTCAGCAGTATGAATGGAAAAGAGTTGCCACCCTAACTCAAAATGAAGGAATCTTTACTGGG AATTTTGAAAAACTGAAACAAACGTTAGTCACTCACAATGTGACAATACAGAACAGAGTATTTCATAGTGAGCTACCCATTGAAGGACTGAATACTTCCACAGAGAACTTCTTT TTTGAAGACGATGACTATCGTGTATTCTTTATCAGTGCTTACTCTAAATATGCACAACACATAATATGCGAG GCTTATACACGGAACTATACTTATCCAAGGTATGCTTGGATCCTGTACGCATGGTATGCAGATGAATGGTGGACTGAAGATGCTGGTACTGATTGTACAAGCAGTCAGTTAGCAGAGTTTTTGGATAATGTTATAGCAATTCAGGTCTTTGCCGTCCCTGCTGATGAAAACGCTATGACTGATACTGGACTG ACTGCAAATGAATTTGCCACCCAATATAAAGAAAAATTAAGTACAAGCAACTACAGCAACTACAGTTATTCGTATTTGGCTTCCATTGGATATGACGCTCTATGGACCTTTGCATTTGCTCTGGACAAAACAAACCATATGCTGCAAGAGATGACAAGAGATGATATTCTAAACACAACAGGGTGCTTGGGAGAAAACTTGAGAGACGGTATGCGCTGGGAATCAGTTTCTCTGGGGAATTTCACAAACGACAATCGACTCATGAGCTGTGTGATACGATGGAACCTTCAAAGAACAGATTTTTTAGGAGTATCT GGCCGAGTTCATTTCAATGACGTTGGTTCCAGGTTTCAAGCAAACAGTCAGATATTCCAGTATAGACTAAACAAAAGTAATGGAACGCTGCAACTACAGTACTTTGCACGAACAGAGTATCAGAACAGTACTACTACAATTGTACACCTGAGCAACGAGTCAACTGGTACAGTCTATTCAG GTGGTGTTCCTCCTGATGGAACTCCATTCAATAAGGTCAATAAATTTCACGATGCACTGGTTGGTTGCTACTACATTCTCGCTGGTTTGGGTATCCTGTACAGTACTGTCTGCCTGGTCTTCAACTTTACACAGCGAAATAAAAG GGTTGTGAAACTCACAAGCCCTAGCCTCAACTACTTTCTCATAGCTGGCACATACATAATGTATGCAGCAGTGTTTCTTCAACTCATATCAAGCACTGTGCTTGATGGAGTAAACTATGCAAGATGCATT tTGGATACCCTAATGAGCAACATCGGCTACTGTATGGCGTTTGGAGTGATTCTAGCGAAAATGGGGAGGATCAACTACATTTTTAATAATCCAAGAGCAAGCAAAACG ACTGTCAAGGATTGGCATCTGATTATAGTCACACTGCTCGTCACAGGATTTGGAACACTACTCGTAACGCTGCAAGTGGCTATCCCTCAACTCAGGCCAACTCCACAACTGATTCAAGACAATGAACATAGGATTGATCAAGGC GAAGGCGTAAGAATTAACAACACCTTTTACAGCTGCTTTGATGATGCCAATGTGGAAGCTACTGCGTGGATCATTGTGACCTTCCTCTATTTggtattgttgcaaattgtgGGAATTGTTCTAGCAATTCAAACACGCAAAGTGAAGGTCAAAGTGTTGAATGATTCCAAGTACATCGCTGCTCTGATTTACATATCCAGCATTGTGTTAGTCACTAGAGCAGTTGCTATATTTGGTGTATACAATCTACTCAATGTGAGCGAGGCCATCTTTTCTGGAGGAATTATCATTGTCAGTACTGCATTTTTGAGTTTTGTCTTCATTCCCAAG atggTGAGCCTAGCTCGAGATCCAGAGGGAGAGAATATTTTTGACAGAAGCGGTAACATTACTGCCGCCGAGATTTCTCTAAGTACTAGGAATGTAAGTGTTGTAGATGAAGCTGAATTGAAAACCAAGCAACTAGAGGCCAAAGTTGCTCAGCTTGAGAAGCAGCTACAGAAG TACGAGAATGAGAAATCTTAG
- the LOC135331828 gene encoding gamma-aminobutyric acid type B receptor subunit 2-like produces MKIFVIKVLALLLVLLGYSQGQTVELKYALFTAIEGYDSSGAVPAIEMAEQMVNSNDSILPGYTLAHIGVKDTKCDRATSLSLFFEALSSPNPPILGLLGCGCSVASTPVAEIVQHKSLSQVSYESSSVELDDQDRFPNFFRVIPSDAEFPTVFNAIRQQYGWRRVAILTQNEGIFTETFQRLKQTLVAQNVTVQNRVFRSELPIQGLNTSTDNFFFEDDDYRVFFISAYSQYAQHIICQAYKRGYTYPRYAWILYAWYADEWWTQDAGTGCTSSQLAEFLEKVIAIQVFSVPADENAMTDTGLTANEFATQYKEKLNTRNYSNYSYLYSASVAYDTLWTFAFALEKTNHMLQDNDILNTTGCSGENLINATFFSLRNFTSYNRLMSCVIRWNLQRTDFLGVSGRVQFNDVGSRFQANSQIFQYRLNESDGMLRVQYFARTEYDQNSTTTLAIVYLSNESIDTVYSGGVPPDGTPFNKVNTFHDALVICYYILAGLGILYSTVCLVFNFTQRNKRIVKLTSPNLNYFLIAGTYIMYAAVFLQLISSTVYDINYARCIMDALVYNIGYCMAFGVILAKMGRINYIFNNPTASKTTVKDWHLIIVTLLVTGFGTLLVTLQVAIPQLRPTPQLILDDEYGIERDEYNVRINNTVYNCFAGASVEATAWIIVTFLYLVVLQIVGIVLAIQTRKVKVKVLNDSKYIAALIYISSIVLVTRPVAIFGVNNLLNVSEAILSGGIIIVSTAFLSFVFIPKMVSLARDPKGEKMFDISGGTTTAEVSLSTKNCVVDEAELKIKQLEAKVAQLEKQLQKYDNETPSEILVNKNNINGSIGSVDSVTGTINI; encoded by the exons ATGAAGATATTTGTAATAAAGGTTCTTGCTCTTCTACTGGTGCTCTTGGGATACTCCCAGGGACAAACTGTGGAGCTAAAGTATGCATTATTCACTGCAATTGAAGGATATGACTCATCTGGAGCAGTGCCTGCAATTGAAATGGCTGAGCAGATGGTTAACAGCAATGACTCTATCTTGCCTGGCTACACATTAGCACATATTGGAGTCAAAGACACTAAG TGTGACAGAGCAACTTCACTGAGTCTATTCTTTgaggccctctcttctcccaaTCCCCCTATCCTGGGACTACTTGGGTGTGGCTGTTCAGTAGCCTCTACACCAGTGGCAGAAATAGTGCAGCACAAAAGCCTCTCACAG GTATCTTATGAATCGTCTTCGGTTGAGCTTGATGACCAGGATCGATTTCCTAACTTCTTTCGTGTCATTCCATCAGATGCTGAATTTCCCACAGTTTTTAATGCAATACGTCAGCAGTATGGATGGAGAAGAGTTGCCATCCTAACTCAAAATGAAGGAATCTTTACTGAG ACTTTTCAAAGACTGAAACAAACATTAGTTGCTCAGAATGTGACTGTACAGAACAGAGTATTTCGTAGTGAGCTACCAATTCAAGGACTGAATACTTCCACAGATAACTTCTTT TTTGAAGATGATGACTATCGCGTATTCTTTATCAGTGCTTACTCTCAATATGCACAACACATAATATGCCAG GCATATAAACGCGGCTATACCTATCCAAGGTATGCTTGGATCCTGTACGCATGGTATGCAGATGAATGGTGGACTCAAGATGCTGGTACTGGTTGTACAAGCAGTCAGTTAGCAGAGTTTTTGGAGAAAGTTATAGCAATTCAGGTTTTTTCCGTCCCTGCTGATGAAAACGCTATGACTGATACAGGACTG ACTGCAAATGAATTTGCCACCCAATATAAAGAAAAATTAAATACAAGAAACTACAGCAACTACAGTTACTTGTATTCGGCTTCTGTCGCATATGACACTCTATGGACTTTTGCATTTGCTCTGGAAAAAACAAACCATATGCTGCAAGATAATGATATTCTGAACACAACAGGGTGCTCAGGAGAAAACTTGATAAACGCAACATTTTTCTCTCTTAGGAATTTCACGAGTTACAATCGACTCATGAGCTGTGTTATACGATGGAACCTTCAAAGAACAGACTTTTTAGGAGTATCT GGCCGAGTTCAATTCAATGACGTTGGCTCCAGGTTTCAAGCAAACAGTCAGATATTTCAGTACAGACTAAACGAAAGTGATGGAATGCTGCGAGTACAGTACTTTGCACGAACAGAGTATGATCAGAACAGTACTACTACACTAGCAATTGTATACCTGAGCAACGAGTCAATTGATACAGTCTATTCAG GTGGTGTTCCTCCTGATGGAACTCCATTCAATAAGGTCAATACATTTCACGATGCACTGGTTATTTGCTACTACATCCTCGCTGGTTTGGGTATCCTGTACAGTACTGTCTGCCTGGTCTTCAACTTTACACAGCGAAATAAGAG gATTGTGAAACTCACAAGCCCTAACCTCAACTACTTTCTCATAGCTGGCACATACATAATGTATGCAGCAGTGTTTCTTCAACTCATATCAAGCACTGTGTACGACATTAACTATGCGAGATGCATT ATGGATGCCCTAGTGTATAACATCGGCTACTGTATGGCGTTTGGAGTGATTCTAGCGAAAATGGGGAGGATCAACTACATCTTTAATAACCCAACAGCAAGCAAAACG ACTGTCAAGGATTGGCATCTGATTATAGTCACACTGCTCGTCACAGGATTCGGAACACTACTCGTAACGTTGCAAGTGGCTATCCCTCAACTCAGGCCAACTCCACAACTGATTCTAGACGATGAATATGGGATTGAAAGAGAT GAATATAATGTAAGGATCAACAACACAGTTTACAACTGCTTTGCTGGTGCCAGTGTAGAAGCTACTGCGTGGATCATTGTAACCTTCCTCTATTTGGTAGTGTTGCAAATTGTGGGAATTGTTCTAGCAATTCAAACACGCAAAGTGAAGGTCAAAGTGTTGAATGATTCCAAGTACATCGCTGCTCTGATTTACATATCCAGCATTGTGTTAGTCACCAGACCAGTTGCTATATTTGGTGTAAACAATCTACTCAATGTGAGCGAGGCCATCCTTTCTGGAGGAATTATAATTGTCAGTACTGCATTTTTGAGTTTTGTCTTCATTCCCAAG ATGGTGAGCCTAGCTCGAGATCCAAAGGGAGAGAAAATGTTTGACATAAGCGGTGGCACTACTACAGCCGAGGTTTCTTTAAGCACTAAGAATTGTGTTGTAGATGAAGCTGAATTGAAAATCAAGCAACTAGAGGCCAAAGTTGCTCAGCTTGAGAAGCAGCTACAGAAG TATGACAATGAAACACCTTCAGAAATCTTGGTAAACAAAAACAATATCAATGGCTCTATTGGCTCCGTCGATTCTGTCACAGGAACAATTAATATATAA